A window of the Aeromicrobium phoceense genome harbors these coding sequences:
- a CDS encoding DUF1992 domain-containing protein has protein sequence MNDDARRRAARYRLEPDADTAGTDESEDDSPPPPRRRPEDQTLWVDQQIRAAMARGEFDDLPLAGKPLPHIDTAAEPDWWLKRFIERENITGVLPEALQLRKDDEVLRDELDGLRSERAVREAVEEFNRRIVAARRQLQGGPPVVTALRDIEVEAAAWHERRAARARERLAQPPEDPAGPGPIRRAWDRLRRRG, from the coding sequence ATGAACGACGACGCCCGCCGCCGCGCCGCCCGGTACCGCCTGGAACCGGACGCTGACACGGCGGGTACGGACGAGTCCGAGGACGACTCCCCTCCCCCGCCCCGACGGCGTCCGGAGGACCAGACCCTCTGGGTCGACCAGCAGATCCGTGCCGCGATGGCGCGCGGCGAGTTCGACGACCTGCCGCTCGCCGGGAAGCCTCTCCCCCACATCGACACCGCGGCCGAGCCTGACTGGTGGCTGAAGCGGTTCATCGAGCGCGAGAACATCACGGGCGTGCTGCCCGAGGCGCTGCAGTTGCGCAAGGACGACGAGGTGCTGCGCGACGAGCTCGACGGGCTCAGGTCGGAGCGCGCGGTGCGCGAGGCCGTGGAGGAGTTCAACCGCCGGATCGTCGCCGCACGACGCCAGCTGCAGGGCGGCCCGCCTGTGGTCACCGCGCTGCGCGACATCGAGGTCGAGGCGGCCGCCTGGCACGAGCGGCGCGCGGCCCGGGCCCGCGAGCGCCTCGCACAGCCCCCGGAGGACCCGGCCGGGCCGGGACCTATTCGAAGGGCGTGGGATCGCCTGCGCCGACGCGGATGA
- a CDS encoding L-threonylcarbamoyladenylate synthase — translation MVRYLDIHPVDPQQRTVQQAVALLRGGGMIAYPTDSGYALGAQVGNAEALQRIRSIRDLDDKHHFTLVCRDFAQLGQFVHVDNAVFRAVKAATPGPYTFILPGTLEVPKRLLQAKKKTVGVRISDHRITRALVEELGEPILSSTLILPGETEAMTQAWQIGEELGDRVDAIVDSGEEILPQPTTVVDLSEGYAEVIRVGAGDPTPFE, via the coding sequence ATGGTTCGCTATCTCGACATTCATCCCGTCGACCCGCAGCAACGCACCGTCCAACAAGCGGTCGCGTTGCTGCGGGGAGGCGGGATGATCGCTTATCCCACCGATTCGGGCTACGCCCTCGGCGCGCAGGTCGGCAACGCCGAGGCCCTGCAGCGCATCCGGTCCATCCGTGACCTCGACGACAAGCACCACTTCACCCTGGTCTGCCGCGACTTCGCCCAGCTGGGCCAGTTCGTCCACGTGGACAACGCCGTGTTCCGCGCCGTCAAGGCCGCGACCCCCGGCCCCTACACCTTCATCCTCCCGGGCACCCTCGAGGTGCCCAAGCGCCTGCTGCAGGCGAAGAAGAAGACCGTCGGCGTCCGCATCTCCGACCACCGGATCACCCGCGCGCTCGTCGAGGAGCTCGGCGAGCCGATCCTGAGCTCCACGCTGATCCTCCCGGGCGAGACCGAGGCGATGACGCAGGCCTGGCAGATCGGCGAGGAGCTGGGCGACCGCGTGGACGCGATCGTCGACTCCGGCGAGGAGATCCTCCCGCAGCCCACCACGGTCGTCGACCTCTCCGAGGGCTACGCCGAGGTCATCCGCGTCGGCGCAGGCGATCCCACGCCCTTCGAATAG
- a CDS encoding GPGG-motif small membrane protein, producing MWDTILWIAAVIIAIFGIIRLVQRDFVMGAVLIVIALLVGPGGVSLFT from the coding sequence ATGTGGGACACCATTTTGTGGATTGCTGCGGTGATCATCGCGATCTTCGGCATCATCCGTCTCGTCCAGCGCGACTTCGTGATGGGCGCAGTGCTCATCGTCATCGCTCTGCTGGTCGGGCCGGGCGGCGTGAGCCTCTTCACGTAA
- a CDS encoding phosphoadenylyl-sulfate reductase: MSSPTLAERRERQLAHDRERSEHLAARAERPRRSPDELRALALQASTRFADGETDALLAWVAEEFGHLTAVACSMADAVLPHVLARHIPWVDTLFLETGYHFAETVGTRDAVESSMQLTIVDVMPRQSVAEQDAQYGERLFERDPALCCQLRKVEPLTETLGGYEAWITGVRRDDSPLRADTPFVTWDEKNGLVKINPLADWSFDQVLDYANEHDVILNPLLNDGYPSIGCAPCTRRVAPGEDPRAGRWAGLDKSECGLHT; encoded by the coding sequence GTGAGCAGCCCGACCCTGGCCGAACGGCGCGAGCGCCAGCTGGCCCACGACCGCGAACGCAGCGAGCACCTGGCAGCCCGGGCGGAGCGCCCGCGGCGCTCCCCTGACGAGCTGCGTGCCCTCGCGTTGCAGGCCTCGACGCGGTTCGCCGACGGAGAGACCGATGCCCTGCTGGCGTGGGTCGCCGAGGAGTTCGGGCACCTGACCGCCGTGGCCTGCTCGATGGCCGACGCCGTGCTGCCGCATGTTCTCGCACGTCACATCCCTTGGGTCGACACGCTCTTCCTCGAGACGGGCTATCACTTCGCCGAGACCGTCGGAACCCGTGACGCGGTCGAGTCGTCGATGCAGCTCACGATCGTCGACGTCATGCCGCGCCAGAGCGTCGCCGAGCAGGACGCCCAGTACGGCGAGCGCCTCTTCGAGCGTGACCCGGCGCTGTGCTGCCAGCTGCGCAAGGTCGAGCCGCTCACCGAGACGCTCGGCGGCTACGAGGCCTGGATCACCGGCGTCCGCCGCGACGACAGCCCGCTGCGCGCCGACACGCCGTTCGTCACGTGGGACGAGAAGAACGGCCTGGTGAAGATCAACCCGCTGGCCGACTGGTCCTTCGACCAGGTCCTCGACTACGCGAACGAGCACGACGTGATCCTCAACCCGCTGCTGAACGACGGCTACCCGTCGATCGGCTGCGCGCCCTGCACGCGCCGTGTGGCGCCCGGTGAGGACCCCCGGGCCGGCCGCTGGGCCGGCCTGGACAAGTCGGAGTGCGGCCTGCACACGTGA
- the cobA gene encoding uroporphyrinogen-III C-methyltransferase, translating into MSTCPLGLRIAGRRVVVVGGGHVATRRAFSLLEAGADVHVVSPAVSDSLASAIGRGTITWHERAYRTGDLDGAWLVQTATDVPPVDDLVADDAEAARIFCLKGGDPERATAWTPAVARVDDITIAVSGGGDAGRAAALRDAVATALQTGDLPLRHRTHAKGLVALVGAGPGDPGLLTTRGRRLLAEADVVVFDRLAPQSVLAELAPDVEVIDVGKQPDHHPIPQERINELLVDRAQQGKVVVRLKGGDPYVFGRGGEELLACRAAGVEVEVVPGVTSAIAVAAAAGIPVTHRGVARGFSVLTGHEAVGELPRRGDHTLVLLMGVKRLRSTAEELIAAGHDPHTPAAVVERGFAPDQRTTIATLGTIADRAAHAQAPAITVIGDVVSLAAATTGSVAALPTS; encoded by the coding sequence GTGAGCACCTGCCCCCTCGGCCTGAGGATCGCCGGTCGCCGCGTGGTCGTGGTCGGCGGAGGTCACGTCGCGACCCGCCGCGCCTTCTCCCTCCTCGAGGCCGGCGCCGACGTCCACGTGGTCTCCCCCGCCGTGTCGGACTCCCTTGCCTCGGCGATCGGCCGCGGCACGATCACGTGGCACGAGCGGGCCTACCGCACGGGCGACCTCGACGGTGCCTGGCTGGTGCAGACCGCCACCGACGTCCCGCCGGTCGACGACCTCGTCGCCGACGACGCCGAGGCGGCGCGCATCTTCTGCCTCAAGGGCGGCGACCCGGAGCGCGCCACGGCCTGGACCCCCGCGGTGGCCCGTGTCGACGACATCACGATCGCCGTCAGCGGCGGTGGCGACGCAGGCCGTGCCGCGGCCCTGCGCGACGCGGTGGCCACGGCACTGCAGACCGGCGACCTCCCGCTGCGCCACCGCACCCACGCGAAGGGGCTCGTCGCGCTCGTCGGCGCCGGCCCCGGTGATCCCGGCCTGCTCACCACGCGGGGCCGGCGCCTGCTCGCGGAGGCCGACGTCGTCGTGTTCGACCGCCTCGCCCCGCAGTCCGTCCTGGCCGAGCTCGCCCCCGACGTCGAGGTGATCGACGTCGGCAAGCAGCCCGACCACCACCCCATCCCGCAGGAGCGGATCAACGAGCTCCTCGTCGACCGCGCGCAGCAGGGCAAGGTCGTCGTGCGGCTCAAGGGCGGCGACCCCTACGTCTTCGGCCGCGGTGGCGAGGAGCTTCTCGCGTGCCGCGCGGCCGGGGTCGAGGTCGAGGTGGTCCCCGGGGTCACGTCGGCGATCGCCGTGGCCGCGGCGGCGGGCATCCCCGTCACGCATCGCGGGGTCGCGCGCGGCTTCTCGGTGCTCACCGGGCACGAGGCCGTCGGCGAGCTGCCGCGCCGCGGCGACCACACCCTGGTGCTCCTGATGGGCGTCAAGCGGCTGCGTAGCACGGCCGAGGAGCTCATTGCGGCGGGGCACGACCCGCACACGCCCGCTGCCGTCGTCGAGCGCGGCTTCGCCCCCGACCAGCGCACCACGATCGCCACCCTCGGCACGATCGCCGACCGCGCCGCCCACGCGCAGGCCCCGGCCATCACCGTGATCGGCGACGTCGTCAGCCTCGCTGCCGCAACCACCGGTTCAGTCGCCGCTCTCCCGACCTCATGA
- a CDS encoding serine aminopeptidase domain-containing protein: MSTPVVLISPAMAVPSSFYGPLEAAFRERGWEARTLPRRGFERDLPRASRRHDWSYADEIADTQAAIDAARIEHPDRPVVLFGHSLGGQLGGAVQIGPRPADAMVLVGVSLPHFRHYPRIGLPLAAMALTVPVVGLVRGYVPKPWFGGPGARTLMREWARVVRTGRPPYPVQRRITLPTLAVHLAGDGFSIEAAAHRFERTLVDKSALTSWEYTRDLVPEGGSTHHVLWAKHPGPVVDRVVRWWTDQANASIGGQEQTRFRSP; the protein is encoded by the coding sequence GTGAGCACCCCGGTCGTCCTGATCTCGCCCGCGATGGCGGTCCCCTCGTCCTTCTACGGCCCCCTCGAGGCGGCATTCCGCGAACGCGGCTGGGAGGCGCGCACCCTGCCCCGGCGCGGCTTCGAGCGCGACCTTCCGCGCGCGTCGCGTCGCCACGACTGGTCGTACGCCGACGAGATCGCCGACACCCAGGCCGCCATCGATGCGGCCCGGATCGAGCATCCCGACCGGCCGGTCGTGCTGTTCGGACACAGCCTGGGCGGCCAGCTCGGCGGCGCGGTCCAGATCGGCCCCCGTCCGGCCGACGCGATGGTGCTCGTGGGCGTGTCCCTCCCCCACTTCCGCCACTACCCCCGGATCGGGCTGCCGCTCGCGGCGATGGCGCTCACGGTGCCGGTGGTCGGCCTCGTCCGGGGATACGTGCCGAAGCCGTGGTTCGGCGGTCCCGGTGCGCGCACGCTAATGCGCGAGTGGGCACGCGTCGTCCGCACCGGTCGCCCGCCCTACCCGGTGCAGCGCCGCATCACGCTGCCGACGCTGGCCGTGCACCTGGCCGGCGACGGCTTCTCCATCGAGGCGGCCGCCCACCGGTTCGAGCGGACACTTGTCGACAAGTCGGCCCTGACGAGCTGGGAGTACACCCGCGACCTCGTGCCCGAGGGCGGCTCCACCCACCACGTGCTGTGGGCGAAGCACCCCGGACCCGTCGTCGACCGCGTGGTGCGATGGTGGACCGATCAGGCGAACGCCTCGATCGGCGGGCAGGAGCAGACCAGGTTCCGGTCGCCGTAG
- the gcvP gene encoding aminomethyl-transferring glycine dehydrogenase translates to MSQSVPTPQSARQPATRFVDRHIGPRASDQAAMLQRLGYDSLDALMQAAVPSGIRSVLDGLPAAASETEATARLRELADRNTPGVSMIGLGYHPTTTPAVIRRNVLEDPAWYTAYTPYQPEISQGRLEALLAFQTMVEDLAGLPTANASLLDEGTAAAEALTLVRRADRKRTDLPVVVDDGLLPQTLAVLHTRAEAVGLPLVEADLREGLPEGDFSGVIIAYQRADGTVIDLAPVIDAVKAAGALAVVVTDPLAQVLLRSPGSLGADVVVGSTQRFGVPMFYGGPHAGFMAVRSGLERHLPGRLVGVSVDSAGRPAYRLALQTREQHIRREKATSNICTAQVLLAVTAAMYAVYHGAEGLREIATQVNGRASHLAAGLRAAGVEVASDRFFDTVTAVVPGRAAEVVAAARESEIHLWRFDDDRVGIAVSEPSTDAHLEAVLAAFGAGSLPDEADASLEPAWLRDDEILTHPVFVEHRSETQMLRYLRRLSDRDYALDRGMIPLGSCTMKLNSTTEMEPISWPGFADLHPFVPAQDAAGMIELVETLESWLATVTGYAAVSVQPNAGSQGEFAGLLAIREYHRSRGEEARDVCLIPSSAHGTNAASAVMAGMRVVIVKATDAGEVDLDDLRAQCETHADDLAAIMVTYPSTHGVYEHGISELCDIVHEHGGQVYVDGANLNALLGHARPGDFGGDVSHLNLHKTFCIPHGGGGPGVGPVAVGEHLVPFLPKHPFHPDADRRQAAGTISAAPYGSAGILPIPFAYVAMMGADGLTDATSVAVLAANYVAARLGEAFPVLYSGDHGLVAHECILDLREITKNAGLSIDDVAKRLIDYGFHAPTMSFPVAGTLMVEPTESEDLAELDRFCEAMLAIRSEIDRVAAGEYDATDNPLVSAPHAAHELVDWTHPYPVAEGVFPAGTTQDKYWPPVGRIDNAYGDRNLVCSCPPIEAFA, encoded by the coding sequence ATGTCGCAGTCGGTCCCCACGCCCCAGTCCGCCCGCCAGCCCGCCACCCGCTTCGTCGACCGTCACATCGGTCCGCGCGCGTCCGACCAGGCCGCGATGCTGCAGCGGCTGGGCTACGACAGCCTCGACGCCCTGATGCAGGCCGCGGTGCCGTCGGGCATCCGCTCGGTCCTCGACGGACTGCCGGCGGCCGCCAGCGAGACCGAGGCCACCGCTCGCCTGCGTGAGCTGGCCGACCGCAACACCCCGGGCGTCTCGATGATCGGCCTGGGCTACCACCCCACCACGACCCCGGCGGTCATTCGCCGCAACGTGCTGGAGGACCCCGCCTGGTACACCGCATACACGCCCTACCAGCCCGAGATCTCCCAGGGCCGCCTCGAGGCGCTGCTCGCGTTCCAGACGATGGTGGAGGACCTCGCCGGTCTGCCCACCGCGAACGCGTCGCTGCTCGACGAGGGCACCGCCGCGGCCGAGGCGCTCACCCTCGTGCGCCGTGCCGATCGCAAGCGCACCGACCTGCCGGTCGTGGTCGACGACGGACTCCTGCCCCAGACCCTCGCCGTCCTGCACACGCGGGCCGAGGCGGTCGGGCTGCCGCTCGTGGAGGCCGACCTGCGCGAGGGCCTGCCCGAGGGCGACTTCAGTGGCGTCATCATCGCCTACCAGCGTGCCGACGGCACGGTCATCGACCTGGCGCCCGTGATCGACGCGGTCAAGGCGGCCGGGGCGCTCGCCGTGGTCGTCACCGACCCGCTGGCCCAGGTCCTGCTGCGCTCGCCGGGCAGCCTCGGCGCCGACGTGGTGGTGGGCTCGACCCAGCGCTTCGGCGTCCCGATGTTCTACGGCGGCCCACACGCCGGCTTCATGGCGGTGCGCTCTGGGCTCGAGCGCCACCTGCCCGGCCGCCTCGTGGGCGTCTCGGTGGACTCGGCCGGACGTCCGGCCTACCGCCTCGCGCTGCAGACGCGGGAGCAGCACATCCGCCGCGAGAAGGCCACGTCCAACATCTGCACCGCCCAGGTGCTGCTGGCGGTCACGGCTGCGATGTACGCGGTCTACCACGGCGCCGAGGGCCTCCGCGAGATCGCGACGCAGGTGAACGGCCGCGCGTCGCACCTGGCCGCCGGCCTGCGTGCCGCGGGCGTCGAGGTCGCATCCGACCGCTTCTTCGACACCGTCACGGCCGTCGTGCCGGGGCGGGCCGCCGAGGTCGTCGCCGCGGCGCGCGAGTCCGAGATCCACCTGTGGCGCTTCGACGACGACCGCGTCGGCATCGCCGTCTCCGAGCCCTCGACCGACGCGCACCTCGAGGCCGTGCTCGCGGCGTTCGGCGCCGGGAGCCTGCCCGACGAGGCCGACGCCTCGCTCGAGCCGGCCTGGCTGCGCGACGACGAGATCCTGACCCACCCGGTGTTCGTGGAGCACCGCAGCGAGACCCAGATGCTGCGCTACCTGCGCCGGCTCAGCGACCGTGACTACGCACTCGACCGCGGCATGATCCCGCTGGGCAGCTGCACGATGAAGCTCAACTCCACCACCGAGATGGAGCCGATCAGCTGGCCCGGCTTCGCCGACCTGCACCCGTTCGTCCCGGCGCAGGACGCCGCGGGCATGATCGAGCTGGTCGAGACCTTGGAGTCGTGGCTGGCCACCGTCACGGGCTACGCCGCCGTCTCGGTGCAGCCCAACGCCGGCTCGCAGGGCGAGTTCGCCGGCCTGCTGGCCATTCGCGAGTACCACCGCAGCCGCGGCGAGGAGGCGCGCGACGTCTGCCTCATCCCCAGCTCGGCGCACGGCACCAACGCAGCCTCGGCCGTGATGGCGGGCATGCGCGTCGTGATCGTCAAGGCCACCGACGCGGGGGAGGTCGACCTCGACGACCTCCGTGCGCAGTGCGAGACCCACGCCGACGACCTCGCCGCCATCATGGTGACCTACCCCTCGACGCACGGCGTGTACGAGCACGGCATCAGCGAGCTGTGCGACATCGTCCACGAGCACGGCGGCCAGGTGTACGTCGACGGCGCCAACCTCAACGCGCTGCTGGGCCACGCCCGCCCCGGCGACTTCGGCGGCGACGTGTCACACCTGAACCTGCACAAGACCTTCTGCATCCCGCACGGTGGCGGTGGACCGGGTGTCGGCCCGGTGGCCGTGGGCGAGCACCTCGTGCCGTTCCTGCCCAAGCACCCCTTCCACCCCGACGCCGACCGCCGGCAGGCCGCGGGCACCATCAGCGCCGCTCCGTACGGCTCGGCTGGCATCCTGCCGATCCCGTTCGCGTACGTGGCGATGATGGGCGCCGACGGCCTCACCGACGCCACGTCGGTGGCCGTGCTCGCGGCCAACTACGTGGCTGCGCGGCTCGGCGAGGCGTTCCCGGTGCTCTACTCGGGCGACCACGGCCTCGTGGCCCACGAGTGCATCCTCGACCTGCGCGAGATCACGAAGAACGCGGGACTGAGCATCGACGACGTCGCCAAGCGGCTCATCGACTACGGGTTCCATGCGCCGACCATGAGCTTCCCGGTGGCCGGCACGCTCATGGTGGAGCCGACCGAGTCCGAGGACCTGGCCGAGCTCGACCGCTTCTGCGAGGCGATGCTGGCGATCCGCTCCGAGATCGACCGGGTCGCGGCGGGGGAGTACGACGCCACGGACAACCCGCTGGTCAGCGCCCCGCACGCCGCTCACGAGCTGGTGGACTGGACGCACCCGTACCCCGTCGCCGAGGGCGTGTTCCCGGCTGGCACGACGCAGGACAAGTACTGGCCGCCGGTGGGTCGGATCGACAACGCCTACGGCGACCGGAACCTGGTCTGCTCCTGCCCGCCGATCGAGGCGTTCGCCTGA
- a CDS encoding MerR family transcriptional regulator, which translates to MIEPRDEAAEAQAHASAQGLLFDDDLAPMPQDTGFRGPTACNAAGITYRQLDYWARTGLVEPTVRSATGSGTARLYSFKDILLLKIIKRLLDAGVSLQQIRTAIDHLRERGTEDLTQVTLMSDGASVYECRSATEIVDLLQGGQGVFGIAIGGVWKEIEGSLHELPTERAEADVPVAGDELSQRRARKAN; encoded by the coding sequence ATGATCGAACCTCGTGACGAGGCAGCGGAGGCGCAGGCACACGCCAGCGCCCAGGGCCTGCTGTTCGACGACGACCTCGCGCCCATGCCCCAGGACACGGGGTTCCGCGGTCCGACCGCGTGCAACGCCGCCGGCATCACCTACCGCCAGCTCGACTACTGGGCCCGCACCGGCCTGGTCGAGCCCACGGTCCGCTCGGCCACCGGCTCGGGCACCGCGCGCCTGTACTCCTTCAAGGACATCCTGCTGCTCAAGATCATCAAGCGTCTCCTCGACGCCGGTGTCTCGCTCCAGCAGATCCGCACCGCGATCGACCACCTCCGCGAGCGCGGCACCGAAGACCTCACGCAGGTCACCCTCATGAGCGACGGCGCCAGCGTCTACGAGTGCCGCTCCGCCACCGAGATCGTCGACCTGCTCCAGGGCGGTCAGGGCGTCTTCGGCATCGCCATCGGCGGTGTGTGGAAGGAGATCGAGGGCTCGCTCCACGAGCTGCCCACCGAGCGCGCCGAGGCCGACGTCCCGGTCGCCGGCGACGAGCTGTCGCAGCGCCGCGCCCGCAAGGCCAACTGA
- a CDS encoding bifunctional nuclease domain-containing protein encodes MRELDIVGVRVEMPTNQPLVLLREREGTRYLPIWVGAIEASAIAFAQQGTVAPRPPTHALMASIIEGLGDELTEVRIVDVRDGVFYAELAFAGGAVVDARPSDSIALALRTGVRVVCAEDVLDVAGFAQTPDEDEQVEQFREFLDHVDPEDFEKPSSEG; translated from the coding sequence GTGCGCGAACTCGACATCGTCGGAGTCCGGGTGGAGATGCCCACCAACCAGCCGCTGGTCCTGCTGCGCGAACGCGAGGGCACGCGCTACCTGCCGATCTGGGTCGGCGCGATCGAGGCCTCGGCCATCGCGTTCGCCCAGCAGGGCACCGTGGCCCCGCGGCCTCCGACGCACGCCCTGATGGCCTCGATCATCGAGGGCCTCGGCGACGAGCTGACCGAGGTGCGGATCGTCGACGTGCGCGACGGCGTCTTCTACGCCGAGCTGGCCTTCGCCGGGGGAGCGGTGGTCGACGCCCGCCCGTCCGACTCGATCGCGCTGGCCCTGCGCACGGGAGTCCGGGTGGTGTGTGCCGAGGACGTCCTCGACGTCGCCGGCTTCGCGCAGACGCCCGACGAGGACGAGCAGGTCGAGCAGTTCCGTGAGTTCCTCGACCACGTCGATCCCGAGGACTTCGAGAAGCCTTCAAGTGAGGGTTGA
- a CDS encoding MerR family transcriptional regulator codes for MTTSEAGREPLLGISQVIAELSGEFPDISQSRIRYYDEQGLVEPRRTPSGYRKFSYGDVERLRFVLRMQKDRYWPLSHIRQVLDQMDSGEVPDTELRATLRVPQVTLAADGTPTPQSVTEGGGATRMTREELMDAAGIDAQTLDQVEEFELIRRRPNQRYYDTDDLVVASLVGQLAELGLEPRHLRGFRSAADRELGLLDQVVPPATRQQSGAAATLAELAALTVRLHTVLVRAGLRS; via the coding sequence GTGACCACGAGTGAGGCCGGGCGCGAACCGCTGCTCGGCATCTCCCAGGTGATCGCCGAGCTCTCCGGCGAGTTCCCCGACATCTCGCAGAGCCGCATCCGCTACTACGACGAGCAGGGTCTCGTCGAGCCGCGCCGCACGCCCTCGGGCTACCGCAAGTTCAGCTACGGCGACGTCGAGCGGCTGCGATTCGTGCTGCGCATGCAGAAGGACCGGTACTGGCCGCTGAGCCACATCCGGCAGGTCCTCGACCAGATGGACTCCGGCGAGGTGCCCGACACCGAGCTGCGCGCCACCCTGCGCGTGCCGCAGGTGACGCTCGCCGCCGACGGCACGCCCACGCCGCAGTCGGTCACCGAGGGCGGCGGGGCCACCCGCATGACCCGCGAGGAGCTGATGGACGCCGCCGGGATCGACGCGCAGACCCTCGACCAGGTCGAGGAGTTCGAGCTGATCCGTCGCCGCCCCAACCAGCGGTACTACGACACCGACGACCTCGTCGTCGCGTCCCTCGTGGGCCAGCTGGCCGAGCTGGGTCTCGAGCCGCGGCACCTGCGCGGCTTCCGCAGCGCCGCCGACCGCGAGCTGGGCCTGCTCGACCAGGTCGTCCCGCCGGCCACCCGCCAGCAGTCCGGTGCCGCCGCCACCCTCGCCGAGCTGGCCGCGCTCACCGTGCGCCTGCACACGGTGCTCGTGCGCGCCGGCCTGCGTTCCTGA
- a CDS encoding FHA domain-containing protein: protein MPVIDADTEEMSAGDVFAVENLQVGNAMLLVQRGPDAGSRFLLDQDVVSAGRHPSSDIFLDDISVSRRHATFSRRGSGYVVTDLGSLNGTYVNRDRIDGDIPLAGGDEVQLGKYRLIYFPGTVASEGGQ from the coding sequence ATCCCGGTCATCGACGCCGACACCGAGGAGATGTCGGCCGGCGACGTGTTCGCGGTCGAGAACCTGCAGGTCGGCAACGCGATGCTCCTCGTGCAGCGCGGCCCCGACGCCGGCTCGCGCTTCCTGCTCGACCAGGACGTCGTCTCGGCCGGCCGCCACCCCTCGAGCGACATCTTCCTCGACGACATCAGCGTCTCCCGCCGTCACGCGACCTTCTCGCGCCGCGGGAGCGGGTACGTCGTCACCGACCTGGGCAGCCTGAACGGCACCTACGTCAACCGCGACCGGATCGACGGGGACATCCCGCTCGCGGGCGGCGACGAGGTCCAGCTCGGCAAGTACCGCCTCATCTACTTTCCCGGCACCGTGGCCTCCGAAGGTGGTCAGTGA
- the gcvH gene encoding glycine cleavage system protein GcvH: MIPEDLFYSAEHEWVRVEGDVAIIGITDFAQDQLGDIVYVDLPAEGESVDGGTVVGELESTKSVSDVFTPVSGEVIARNDALEATPEVINSDPYGEGWLLKVRTSEDDVTSGLLTAEAYSALVTG, encoded by the coding sequence ATGATTCCTGAGGACCTGTTCTACAGCGCCGAGCACGAGTGGGTGCGCGTCGAGGGCGACGTCGCCATCATCGGCATCACCGACTTCGCGCAGGACCAGCTCGGCGACATCGTGTACGTCGACCTGCCCGCCGAGGGCGAGTCCGTGGACGGCGGCACCGTCGTCGGCGAGCTGGAGTCCACCAAGTCGGTCTCCGACGTCTTCACGCCGGTCTCCGGCGAGGTCATCGCCCGCAACGACGCGCTCGAGGCGACCCCCGAGGTGATCAACTCCGATCCCTACGGCGAGGGGTGGCTCCTGAAGGTCCGCACGAGCGAGGACGACGTCACGTCGGGCCTGCTCACGGCCGAGGCGTACTCGGCTCTGGTGACCGGCTGA
- a CDS encoding DUF881 domain-containing protein: MRDLRSRSAWIVALLVGLLAFTMTVQWSQDDETDDFSGVRGVELAELLKSLDATNTRLSQQIETLRGSRDDLRDSSESSAEARKAAVERANSLAILAGTVGAEGSGIEISITAPAGAVTASVLLDAVQEMRDAGAEVIALNGVARVVAQTWFLDDDAGGRVSGRVLKPPYVMEVIGDPETLADAVTFRGGLADRVESRGGDVSVEKRQRLRVTAVADAPEPQYARPAND; encoded by the coding sequence ATGCGTGACCTCCGCAGCCGCTCGGCCTGGATCGTGGCGCTCCTCGTGGGCCTGCTGGCCTTCACCATGACGGTGCAGTGGAGCCAGGACGACGAGACCGACGACTTCAGCGGGGTGCGTGGCGTCGAGCTGGCCGAGCTGCTCAAGTCGCTCGACGCGACCAACACGCGGCTGTCGCAGCAGATCGAGACCCTGCGTGGGTCCCGCGACGACCTGCGCGACTCCAGCGAGAGCTCCGCCGAGGCCCGCAAGGCCGCGGTCGAGCGCGCCAACTCCCTGGCGATTCTCGCCGGCACCGTCGGTGCCGAGGGATCGGGCATCGAGATCTCGATCACCGCCCCGGCGGGCGCGGTCACGGCCTCGGTCCTGCTCGACGCGGTGCAGGAGATGCGTGACGCCGGCGCCGAGGTCATCGCCCTGAACGGCGTGGCCCGCGTGGTGGCCCAGACCTGGTTCCTCGACGACGACGCCGGGGGCCGCGTCAGCGGCCGCGTGCTCAAGCCCCCGTACGTGATGGAGGTGATCGGCGACCCCGAGACGCTCGCCGACGCCGTCACCTTCCGCGGCGGGCTCGCCGATCGCGTCGAGAGCCGCGGGGGAGACGTCTCGGTCGAGAAGCGCCAGCGCCTGCGTGTGACCGCTGTGGCTGACGCCCCCGAGCCCCAGTACGCTCGACCCGCGAACGACTGA